The following DNA comes from Amycolatopsis albispora.
CGACGCAGTCGGTGAGCACGTCGGGGGTGTTGCTCACGTCGATGCCCCGCGCGCGGGCCCGGCCCACGTCGGTGGTCTCGTACCCGACTCCGAAGTGGACGATCGCTTCGAGGTGGGGGAGCGCGTCCATCACCTCGTCCGGCACACCGACCCTGGCGCTGGTGATCGCCGCGCGGAACTCGCCGCCGTGCTCCGCCAGGTAACCCTCCGGCTGCTCGAACAACCGCACGGTGCGGTGGTGCGTGGTGAGCGCGGTTTCCAGCGACGGCAGCAGGGGGCAGAGTTGGAGCACGGTCATGGCCCTGAGCGTATGGATCGGCGTGATACCTGTCTAAGACCAAGTTCGCATTCATCGATACCTTCCGCGCATCAAATGGCCTCCCTTGACGACCTCTCGTGACCGGCTTACGGTCTGCGTCTACAGATGCAGACCGGATACGCGTCCATAGACAGTCGGCTCCGGTTTTCCGAGCAATTCATCCTCTGATCATCGGAGAGACGATGCTGTCTTCCGTACGTTCCCGCGTCCTCGCGGTCGCGGCGGTGGTCCTGTGCGGCAGTTCCTGCACCGTGGCGAACAGTCCCGCGGGTGACGCCGGAGCCGCGGGCAGTACGTTGCGCGTTGTCCTCGCGCAGGAACCACCGACCCTCGAACCCTGCGAAGCCTCGCTCACCTCGACCGGCGTGGTGGTCCGCTCCAACATCAGCGAACCGCTGCTGGAACGCGACGCCGCCTCCGGTGAGCTGCGCCCGCTGCTGGCCACGGCCTGGCGGCAGACCGCGCCGACCACCTGGGCCTTCGACCTCCGCGGCGGCGTCACCTTCCACAATGGACAGCCGTTCACCGCGCAGGACGCCGCCTTCTCCATCGACCGCGCGGTCAACTCCGACCTTCAGTGCAATGTGGACGGTTACGTGTTCGACGACGACGAGCGGCTGCGCATGGAGGTCACCGGCGACACCGGGCTGACCGTGCACACCACCAAGCCGGACCCGATCCTGCCGCTGCGGCTGAGCTTCGTCGAGATGGTGCCGCGCACCACCAGCACCACGGCGAAGGTCCGCGAACCGGTCGGCACCGGCCCGTACGCCATCGAGAGCTGGGAGACCGGGGTGTCGATCACCTTGCGGCGCAACGAGCGCTACTGGGGTGAGCGGCCCGCCTTCCCGCAGGCGCGGTACGTCTGGCGCGCGGAACCCAGCGTGCGCGCGGCGATGATCACCCGCGGCGAGGCCGATCTGGCCACCACGCTGAATCCCGAGGACGCCACCGAGGAGAATTCGGTGGCCTACCCCAACAACGAGACCACCGCGCTGCGCCTGGACGGCCGCGAGGCGCCGCTCGACGACATCCGGGTGCGCCGCGCGATCGGCATGGCGGTGGACCGCGAAGGCATCGTCGGCACCCTGCTGGCCGGGCTGGCCGAACCGGCCGCGCAACTGGTGCCGGACGGCGTGGTGGGCTTCAACCCCGCGCTGAAGGCCGCGCCCTACGACCCCGAAGCCGCCCGCGCGCTGATCCGCGAAGCCGCCGCCGACGGCGTCCCGGTCGATCGCCGGATCACCCTGGTGGCACGGAACACGCAGTTCCCCAGGGTCGCCGAGACCGCCGAAGCACTGCAGTACCAGCTGGCGCAGGCCGGGCTGAACGTGCAGATCCAGATGGCGGACACGGCGGCGCACCTGGAGTACCAGCTGCGGCCGTTCCCCACGGACGTCGGGCCGGTGGCGCTGCTGATCATGCACGGCAACCAGGCCGGTGACGCGGCCTTCACCACCAGCCAGTACCTGCGTTCCGACGGTCCACAGTCGACCTTCGGCACCCCGGAACTGGACGCCAGGATCGATCAGGCCGACGAACTGGCCGGTCCGGCGCGCCAGGACGCCTTCGCCGCGATCTTCGCCGACCAGAACCAGAGCGTGGCCCAGTACGTGCACCTGGCCCACATGCGCGGCCTGCTCGGGATCTCCCGATCCGTGCGGTACCAGCCGGATTCGGCCACCGGGGACGAACTGCACCTCGCCGCGGTGCGGCCGTCGGCCGGGGAGGCGCGCTGATGCTGACCTTCCTGCGCAAGCGCGTTGTCTCCAGCGCCATCCCGCTGGTTTTTGTGGTGCTGGGCGTGTTCTGCCTGGCGCGGCTGACCGGCAACCCGGTGAACCTCTACCTCCCGCTCAGCGCCACCGCCGAGCAGCGCGCGGCCTTCTCCGCCGAGCACGGTTTTGACCAGCCCATCCTGGTGCAGCTGTGGGACTACCTCGGCCAGGTGATCCAGCTCGACTTCGGCACCTCGCTGCGCACCGACCAGCCCGCCGCGGAAATGGTGCTCACCGCCTTCCCGGCCACCCTGCAACTGGCCGCGGTGACCATGCTGATCGCGGTGGCCGGCGCGGTGCTGATCGGCTGCCTCGCCGCCTACCGGCCGAACTCGCTGGCCGACCGGGTGTCCAGCTTCCTGTCGATGACCGCGGCCAGCATCCCGGACTTCTGGTTCGCCATCATGGGCGTGCTGGTGTTCGGCGTGAGCCTGGAATGGCTGCCGACCTCCGGCGTCAGCGGCGGCCCCGAGGTGTGGGTGCTGCCGATCGCCACCCTGCTGATCCGCCCGTTCGGCGTGCTCGTCCAGGTGGTGCGCGGCGCGATGGTGGCGGCGCTGTCCGCGCCCTACACCAAGGTCGCCCGCAGCAAGGGCGCGAGTGAGAAGCGCGTGGTGTTCGGGCACGCGCTGCGCAACGCCACCACGCCCGCGCTGACCGTCGCCGGTGACCTCACCATCGGGCTGGTCAACGGTGCGGTGGTGGTGGAGACCATCTTCGGCTGGCCGGGCATCGGCAAGCTGATGATCGACTCGATCCTGCAGCGCGACTTCGCCGTGCTGCAGGCCGCCGTGCTGCTCACCGCGATCACGATCTTCCTGCTGAACATCGTGATCGACCTCTGCTACGCCCTGCTCGACGCCCGCGTGCGCCAGGCAGTCCCGGCCTGACCGTGCTTTCGCCCAAGGAGCGACGATGACCACCACACTCGGCAAACCCACCGGTGCCCCGGCCGCGCGCCGGGCGCGCTGGTGGACCCTGCTCGGCCGTGACCGCTTCGCCGCCGTCGCCGCCGTGGTGCTCGGGCTGGTGCTGCTGACCGCGGTGCTCGGCCCGCTGCTCACCGGCGACCGCGCGGTGCGCCAGGACCTGCGCGCGTCCCTGCGGCCACCGTCGTTCGACCACGGGTTCTTCGGCCTGCTCGGCACCGACGTGCTGGGCCGCAGCGTGCTCGCCCGGCTGATCGACGCCGCCGGGACCACGTTGTCGGTGGCCGTGCCCGCCGTGCTGTGCTCGCTGGTGATCGGCGCGACGCTGGGCATGTGGGCCGGTTACCACGGCGGCGTGCGGGAGAACGTCGCGATGCGCGTGGCCGACGTGATCCTGAGCTTTCCCTCGCTGCTGCTGGCCGTGGTGGTGCTCTACGTGTTCGCGCCCAGCGTCGGCAACATCGTGCTGATCCTGGCGATCGCGCGCATCCCGGTCTACCTGCGCACCGCCCGCGCGGAGGCGGCCGAGCTGAAGAGCAGGCTCTTCGTCGACGCCGCGCGGACCTTCGGCGCCACCGGCTGGCCGACCATCTACCGGCACATCCTGCCGATCGCGCTGCCGACCCTGCTCACCGTGGCCACGCTCGACTTCTGCTTCGTCATGCTCACCGAGTCGTCGCTGAGCTTTCTCGGCATCGGCATCCAGCCACCGGACGTCAGCTGGGGGCTGATGGTCGCGCAGGGCCGCCAGTACCTGCAGACGGCGTGGTGGATCGCGGTGCTGCCCGGGGTCGCCATCGTGCTGACCACGGTTTCGGCCACCGTGCTCGCCGCCTGGGTGCGCCTGGCCACCGACCCGGCGCAGCGCTGGCGGCTGACCCTGCCGCGGCGCACGCGCGGCGCCCGTCCCACCACCACGGAGGTCACCGGATGAACGCGGCAGCTCTGGACACCGTGGCGCTGGAGGTGGACGGCCTCAGCGTGGACCTGCGCACCCCGGCCGGCACGGTCCGCGCGGTGGACAAGGTCAGCTTCTCCGTGCGCCGCGGCCGGACGCTGGCGCTGCTCGGCGAGTCCGGCTGCGGCAAGTCGATCACCGCGCAGACCATCGCTGGCCTGCTCGACCCGGTGGCCGAGGTGGCGGGCGGCGCGGTCCGGGTGGCCGGTACGGACGTGCTCAAGCTCGGCCGCGCCGAACGACGGCGGCTGGCCGGTCCGGTGCTGTCGATCGTCTTCCAGGACGCGCTGACCGCGATGAACCCGGTGCAGCCGGTGGGCAGGCAGCTCGGTGAGCCGTTCCGCATCCACCAGGGCCTGTCCCGGCGCGCGGCGCGGGAGAAGGCCGTCGAACTGATGGAGAAGGTCGGCATTCCGGAGCCGCGGGCGCGGGCGCGTTCGTACCCGCACCAGTTCTCCGGCGGGATGCGGCAGCGTCTGCTGATCGCGATGGCGGTGGCGCTGAGCCCGCAGGTGCTGATCGCCGACGAGCCGACCACCGCGCTCGACGTGACCGTGCAGGCGCAGGTGATGAAGTTGCTGCGGGACCTGCAGACCGAGCGCGACATGGCGCTGGTGCTGATCACGCACGACCTCGCGGTGGTCGCCGAGCAGGCCGACGACGTGGCGATCATGTACGCCGGGAACGTGGTCGAAACCGGCCCCGTGCGCGAGGTCTTCGCGTCACCCCGGCACCCGTACACGCGCGGGCTGCTGGATTCGGTGCCCGAGCACGGGGTGCGGGGCAAGCCGCTGCACGCCGTGCCGGGCAGCCCGCCCGAACTCAGCGCGGTACCGTCCGGTTGTGTTTTCCAGGCGCGGTGCCCGAAGGCCGCGGACCGCTGCGCCGAGTCGCGCCCGGTGCTCACCGTGGCCGGCTCCCGCGCGGCCGCCTGCCACTTCCCGGAACAGGAGCCAGCCCATGCCTGACAACCTGCTCGAGGTCAGCGGCATCCGGAAGACCTTCCGGGTGGGCAAGAACCGGCTGACCGCGCTCGACGGGGTCGATCTCCGGATCGGCCGCGGGGAAACCGTCGGCCTGGTGGGGGAGTCCGGCTGCGGCAAGTCCACCCTGGCCCGCGTGCTGATGCTGCTGGAACGCCCGGACGAAGGCACCGTGCGGTTCGCCGGGCAGGACCCGTTTTCCCTGCGGGGCAAGGAACTGCTCGCCTGGCGACGCCGGGTGCAGATGGTCTTCCAGGACCCGTTCGCCTCGCTGAACGCGCGGATGACCGCGGCCGAGCTGATCGGCGAGCCGTGGCGCACGCACCGCGACGTGGTGCCGACCGCGGCCGAGCGCGCCGCGCGGACCAGGGAGCTGCTCGACCTGGTCGGCCTGCGCGCGAGCGACGCCGAGCGGTATCCGAACGAGTTCTCCGGCGGGCAGCGGCAGCGCCTGGGCATCGCCCGCGCGCTGGCGCTGAACCCCGACCTGATCATCTGCGACGAGCCGGTGTCCGCTTTGGACCTTTCGGTGCAGGCGCAGGTGCTGAACCTGCTCGCCGAGCTGCAGCAGCGGCTCGGGGTGTCCTACTTGTTCATCTCGCACGACCTGTCCGTGGTCCGGCACGTCGCCGACCGGGTTTCGGTGATGTACCTGGGAAAGGTGATCGAACAGGGGCCGGCGGCCGCCGTGTTCGACCACCCGGTGCACCCGTACACGGCCGCGTTGATGTCGGCGGCGCCCACGCTGGACGTCTCCGGCGCGGACCGCCCTGACCGGATCCTGCTGCGTGGTGAGCTACCGTCCCCTTTGGACCCGCCATCGGGTTGCCGCTTCCGCACCCGCTGCTGGCAGGCGGCGGATCGCTGCGCCGAGGTGCCGCCGGTAGCCGCGCGGGAGTCGGACGAGCATGAAGGACTCTGTCATTTCCCGCTCACGGCGGCCGCGGTGTGAGCGTTCCGGCCTTCCTGCTGCTGTCGGCCGTGGTGCTGGTCGGCTCGCTGCTCCAGGTGTCCATCGGGTTCGGGCTGGGCATGCTCGCCGCACCGGTGATCGCCCTGCTCGACCCGACGCTGGTGCCGGTGGTGCTGCTCCTGCTGGCGACCGGCGTGACCACGGTGACCGTGCTGGCCGAACGCGAGCACCTGGACCTGCGCGGCACCGGATGGGCGCTGGGCGGGCGGGTGCCCGGCACGATCGCCGGGGCGGCGCTGGTCGCGTTCCTGCCAGCGAAAGCACTCGCGCTCAGCGTCGCCGCCGTGGTCCTGCTCGGGGTGGTGGTGAGCCTGCGCGGATTCCGGCCGCACCCGACGCCGCGCGCGGTGGTGCTGGCCGGGGCCGCGTCCGGGTTGATGGGCACGGCCACCTCGATCGGCGGGCCGCCGATGGCGATGGTGTGGCAGCGTTACGCCGGGCCGAAGATGCGCGGCACGATGAGCGCGTTCTTCCTGGTCGGCTCGCTGCTGAGCCTGGGCGCGCTGGCCCTCGCGGGAGTGGTGCACCTCGAAACGCTGCGGTATTCGGCCTTGCTCGCGCCCGCCGCGGCGGCCGGGGTGCTGCTCGCGCGCCCGTTGTCGCGCCGGCTGGACGCGGACCGGACGCGCGGGGTCGCGATGGTGCTCGCGGTCGCCGGTGCGGTGACGCTCACCGTCCAGCAGTTCCTCTGACCACATTGGACAGTTGTGCGCCGTTGGCGAGCCGGCCGATGTTGGCGGCGATTTCCGCGGCACGGCCGGTGAACGTCTCGCGGGTGTGCCCGGAATGGTGCGGGGTCAGCACCACGTTCTCCAGTTCGTGGAACGGTCGCGTGTACCCGGTCGCGCCCGCGCCGTCTTTCGGGTGGCTCCACCAGACGTCCAGCGCGGCGCCCGCGATCTCCTCCTCGACCAGCGCGGTGAACAGCGCGTCCTCGTCGACGATCGGGCCGCGGGCCACGTTGATCAGCAGGGCGTCGGGCCGCATTCGCGCCAGCTGCGCGGTGCCGATCAAGCCCTTGGTGGCGGAGGAAAGCGGTACCGTCAGCACCACCACGTCGGATGCGGCGAGCAGTTCGTGGAGCCGGTCGTCGCCGTCCACGCGGTCGAGCCGCAGGTCCGGCGGCAGCGGCGCGTCCGGATTCCGGCGGACCGCGCGGACCCGCATGCCCAGCGCACCGGCCGCCCGCGCCACCTGCTGCCCGATCTCACCGAATCCGACGACGCCGATCGTCCGCCCGGCCAGCGTGCCACCGAGCTGGAGCGTCGGATCGAGCGCGACGGATTCCCAGATTCCCCGGCGCAGCAGGCGATCCGCGCGGAGCACCCGCCGCGAGAGCATGAGCGCCACCATCACCACGTGCTCGGCGATGGACCGGCCGTGGTGGAAGGTGTTGCAGACCGTGGTGCCGGGCGCGAGGGCGTCCAGCGGGATGCGGTCCAGCCCGGCGCCGGTGACGTGCACCAGCCGCAGGTCGGCACCGGCCTCGGCCATCGGCACGGTCATCCGGGACGCCACCAGCACGTCGGCGCCGCCGAGGCGCGCGACCACCTCGTCGTCCGGGCGGCCCGCGAGGAACTCCCAGTCGTGGCCGTCGGTCCCGTCGCGGGTCAGCTCGCCGGTGAACCGGCTCAGGATCGGGTCGGTCAGCAGGATCCTCATCGGCTCACCAGCGCGGCGCGGTGGGATCGAAGTCCGGCTCGAAACGCCGGTAGTAGCCGGTGTCGTCGCGTTCGCGGATGCCGCACGACAGGTACTGCTCGTGCAACCGGGCCAGCGCGTCGTGGTCCAGTTCGACGCCGAGGCCGGGGCTGGTGGGCACCGCGACCGCGCCGTCTTCGAAAGTGAGCGCGCCGGGCACGATCACGTCGTCGGCCGTGTCCTTCCACGGCCAGTGCGTGTCGCAGGCGTAGGTCAGGTTCGGCGTGGCGGCGGCGAGATGCGTCATCGCCGCGAGGCTGATGCCGAGGTGCGAGTTCGAGTGCATGGACAGGCCCAGGCCGAAGGTGTCACAGATACCGGCGAGCGTGCGCGAGCGGTCCAGGCCGCCCCAGAAGTGGTGGTCGGACAACACCACCTGCACCGCGTCCGCCTTGACGGCGGGCTCGACGTGGTCGAAGGCGACCACGCACATGTTGGTGGCCAGCGGCATCGGCACCTCACGCGCGACCGCCGCCATGCCCTCGATGCCGGTGGTCGGGTCCTCCAGGTATTCGAGCACGCCGTCGAGCCGCTGCCCGACCCGGATCGAGGTCTCCACGCTCCAGGCGCCGTTCGGATCGATCCTCAGTGGATGGTCGGGGAAAGCCTTGCGCAGCTCGAGAATCGCCTCGATCTCGGCTTCCGGCGCGAACACCCCGCCCTTGAGCTTGATCGCGCTGAAGCCGTATTCGCCGATCATCCGCCCGGCCTGGGCGACGAGCTGTGCCGGGTCGAGCGCGGCACCCCAGCTGTCGTCCTCGGCGCCGGGGTGCCCGGCCCACTTGTAGAAGAGGTAGGCGCTGTAGTCCACGCGGTCGCGGACGGCGCCGCCGAGCAGGTCGCTGACCGGGCGGCCGACGGCCTTGCCCTGGATGTCCAGGCAGGCGACCTCGAACGGGGACAGCACGCGGTCCGCGGTGCTGCTGCCGGTGACCATTCCGCTCATGCCGTGCCCGCCGGTGCTCCGGTCGGTGGCCAGCGCGACGCGGATCCGGCGGGCGATTTCGTTGACGTGCCAGACATCGACGCCGGTGAGTTCGGCCGCCGCGATCCGGAGCCGGTCGAGGTGGCCCGCGTCGCCGTAGGTCTCGCCGAGGCCGGTCAGGCCCGAATCGGTTTCCAGCTCGACGATCGCCCGCAGGGCGAAGGGCTCGTGCACGCCGACGGTGTTGAGCAGCGGGAGGTCGGTGAAGGCCACCGGGGTGACGCGCACTTCGCGGATGCGGTGGGACTCGTCGGGCACCAGTGGACCTCCGGGCTAGAGCGGGCGGTTGGCCCGACCCTAACCCGGGGCGGTTCACATGTGAAGACGCATGTCACATATGTAGACGATATTCACGGCTGGCCGAGGTCGCTGGTCATCGCCGCCTGCTCGATGGTTTCGCGGGCCCGCCGCATCGCGGTCAGGATCTCCGCCTCGCGTGCCGGGTTCAGCCGGGTCAGCGGCACTGAACAGCTGATCGCGTCGGTGGCGGGGCTGGTGTAGCGCAACGGCAGCGCGAAGCACTGGAGGCCGACGCTGTTCTCCTCGCGGTCCACCGCGTACCCGCGTTCGCGGACCCCGGCGAGGTCGTCGAGCAGGGCGGGACGGTTGACCAGGGTGTGCGGGGTGAGCGCGGTCAGCTTCTCGGGCAGGTGGCCGTCGAGTTCGGCGGGGTCGAGCTCGGCCAGCAGCGCCTTGCCGAGCGCGGTCGAGTACGCGGGCAGGTCCCGGCCGACGCGGTTGTGCGGGCGCAGGTACTGGCTGGAGGCGCGGGTGACCAGGTAGACCACGTCCTCGCCGTCGAGCCTGCCGAGGTGGAAGGTCTCGTCGAGGTGCTCGCCGAGCATGTCGAGCACCGGCTTGGCGACGCGGACGCACGGGTCGGTGTCGAGATAGGTGGTGCCGGCGAGCAGGGCGCGGATGCCGATGCCGTACAGGGTGCCCGACGCGTCGGTGCGGACCCAGCCGTACTTGGCCAGCGTCCGGAGCAGGGCGTAGCAGCTGCTGCGGGGCATGCCCAGCGCTTCGCTCAGCTCGCGGAGCCTGGCCGGGCGATTGCGGCGGGCGGCCAGCAACTCCAGCAACTCCAGGGTGCGCGCCGCCGACTTGACCTCGCGGACACCACCCTCCCCGGGCTCGGGTGCGGCCATCAACGCCCTCCAACCTCCACGGACAACGGCCGACACGGTACCCCGCTGCCCGTCCGGGAGGCGGCACACTCCAGAGCGAACGACCTGCCGCGGGGTCGCCTCCTGAACACGAATGTGGCTTTCGGGGCGAAATCCGCCCCGAAAGCCACATTCGTGTTCAACCCCGGCTGGGCGCTGCGGGGTCAGCGTGACCAGCGGGCCAGGGGGAGCGCCGGGACCCGGCGGCCCCGGTATCCCGTCATCTCCTGGTTCGACACCAGTGCGTTGAGCACCGCCTCCTCCACGGCCTGCACGACCGCCTCGAAGAACGGGTCGATGTGGCCCCACGGCACAAAACGCAGCGTTTCGTACGCGTCGTCCGAAGGTCGCGGGAAACGGCTCGTGAGCGCCCCGGCGTTCGCCGTGCTGAAGGCCAGGAAGAGGTCGCCCGAGAAGTGGGAGCCGGTGGTGCCGGTGCGGGCGAGGCCGAGCGGAACCCGCCTGGCCAGCGCCGTGCACTGGCCAGGCAGCAGCGGCGCGTCGGTCCCCATCAGCACGATGACCGAACCGGCGCCGGGCGGGGCGAGCCAGCCGGTGTCGGACATCGGGTCGTCGTCGGTCAGGTCCCGGCCGACCGGCACGCCCGCGACCGTCAGTTCCCGGCGGCTGCCGAAGTTCGCCTGCACCAGTGCGCCGACGGTGTACCGGTCTTCCCCGTGCGCAACCGCCCGCGACGCCGTGCCCGTCCCGCCCTTGAAGCCGTAGCAGGTCATGCCGGTGCCGCCGCCGACCGAGCCCTCCGCCACCGGGCCACCGCGCGCCGCGTCGATCGCGGCCAGCGCGTGTCCGGTGTGGACGGTCGCCGCGTTGACGTCGTTGAGGTAACCGTCCCAGGTTTCGGCGACCACGGGCAGCAGCCACTCCGCCGCCGCGCCCGGCCGCTCGCGCACCACCCAGTCGATCACGCCGCGGTGGCACGGCCCGACCGCGTGCGTGTTCGTCAGCAACACGGGCAGGGACAGCGAACCGGTCTCGGCGAGCCACGCGGTGCCGGTCATTTCCCCGTTGCCGTTGAGCGAAAAAGTACCCGCCGCGCACGGCAGGTCGAAGCCGGCGCGCCCACGCGGCAGCACCGCGGTGACACCGGTGCGCACCGAATCGCCCTCGGTCAGCGTGGTGAAACCGACCTCGACCCCGGGCACGTCGGTGATCGCGTTGTGCGGGCCGGGCTCGCCGGGCAGGTCGATGGCCAGGTCACGGGCTCGGGTCACGATTCCTCCAGTGCGCAGCGCGTCGCGGTCCGGGCGTAGGACAGCAGCAGTTCCTCGGCGGTGGCACGGTCCAAAGGGGACACCGCCTGCGTCAGGTGCAGCCCGTACCCGTCCTCCATGGCGACCAGGTTCCGCGCGATCGTCACCGGCGCGTCCGCCAGGTCGAACACCCCGGTGGCCGCGCCCGCTTCGAGAATCGAGGTGTAACAACGGACCTGGCGTTCGTAGAGCGCGATGTGCCTGGCCGCATAGGCGGGATCGCGGCGCGAGATGGTGCCGAGTTCGTAGAGCAGCACGCAAAGTTCGTCGTCCGGGCCGGTGGGCAGGCCGCTGGCGATCATGGCCCGCAGCCGGGCGGGCGGGCTCTGCCCGGCCGCGGCGCGTTCGCGGGCTTCGCAGAACCGCTCGACCGCGTCGCGCTGCACTTCCCGCAGCAGCTCGGCCAGGCTGGGGAAGTAGTACAGCACCGAACCCGACGACATGCCGGCGCCGTCGGCGATGTCCCGCAGCCGCAGGTCCAGCACCCCGCGCTCGACCACCGCCCGCCGCGCCACCGCCACCAGTTCCGTCCGCCGCTCGGTCGCCCTGCTCGGTCTTGCCATGCCGGTCATTCTTCAAAGAGAGTTCAGAAAACGCAACCACGGTCTTGACTTGACAGCGGCGACGACCTTTGATGCTGGGTCATCGGTTCTCTGAAGGAGCTTCAAAGAACACTGGAGGTCGACCGTGGCCGTCCCCGCTCTCCGCCGTGGGCTCCGCACCCTCGGCACGCTGCTCATCACCCTGTCCGCGATCAGCCCGGCGTCCTCGGTTTTTGTCATCGCCCCCGGCGTGCTCACCGGGGCCGGTTCCGGCGCGTTCTACAGCTTCGTGGCCGC
Coding sequences within:
- a CDS encoding TetR/AcrR family transcriptional regulator, with the protein product MARPSRATERRTELVAVARRAVVERGVLDLRLRDIADGAGMSSGSVLYYFPSLAELLREVQRDAVERFCEARERAAAGQSPPARLRAMIASGLPTGPDDELCVLLYELGTISRRDPAYAARHIALYERQVRCYTSILEAGAATGVFDLADAPVTIARNLVAMEDGYGLHLTQAVSPLDRATAEELLLSYARTATRCALEES